The following nucleotide sequence is from Proteus vulgaris.
TCATCGGTGCAAAGGGTTGGAGTGGGACTTTGTTCAGCTCTATGACGACTTTCCGGATGTCCTGGACCCAGAGCTCGACCCAATGGCCCGTGACGATGAAATAAACCTGCTCTACGTTGCATCCACCAGAGCGATGCGAATCCTTGCGTTGAACAGCGCTGTCGAGATGGTTATCCGCTACATCACCCAAAAACGCATGGTCGAGAAGCAGATGAAGATGGCCGCAGAAGCGACAGAAGTTGAAGAGGACACGACCAAATAGTTTGGTCAATTCTTTCACATGTGAAAGTTGACAAATAAAACGCTCTAAGCGCCCTAAATGGGCGCTTACACCTGCCTAATTTCACGCCTCCCACCTCTACCATATCGAGCATGGGAAAATACGTGCGTGAGACTATGAAAAAATCACCTTTGAATTTACTGCTCCTTGCAGCGCTCACGCTGGGGGCATCACACCAGGCTTGGGCTCAAGATGGCACAAGACCTGGTTTTTATGAGCGAAAGGAAGAGGGTTGGTTCTGGTACAAGGAAGAGCCCAAAGAACCAGAGAAAAAACCCGAAAAGCCCAAACCAAAGCCTGTGGCAGAAGCGAAGCCTACACAGCCTAAGCCTGCTGCTCCGCTTCCGAGCGGCCCAGAAATGTTCTCAGCGGAATGGTTCCGGGAAAACTTACCCAAGTACAAAGACCTTGCTTGGAACAATCCTACCGTTGAAAACGTCAGGACGTTTCTCTACTTGCAACGATTTGCGATAGATCGCTCTGAACAATTTTCCGATGCTACAGAGCTGGCGGTCGTAGGTGATCCTTTCTTGGATGAAATTACTCGACGTCCTGCTGCCACGTTTGCCTCACAACAAGTTGATCGTGACGCTGGTAACGCCAAAAACATGCTACTCAAAAGCGTAGCCGAACGCGTAGGGATATTCTTCTTCTACAAGTCCGACGATGACTACAGTGACTTGCAAGCACCGCTCATCAAGATGTTGGAACAAGGAGAAGGATTCTCGATCATTCCTGTATCTATGGACGGCAAACCACTCCCCAGTGGGCTTTTCCCCCATTACAAAACCGATGAAGGCCATGCCAAACAACTTGGTATCGTAACTTTCCCTGCTGTTTACCTCGCATCTCCAGACGGTCAGTTCGCTCCTATAGGACAAGGGCCAATGTCTCTTCCTGAGCTGAATCACAGGATTTTGGTCGCAGCAAAACGCAATGGTTGGGTCACAGACGAAGAGTTTAACCGTACACGTCCGGTACTCAACCTGGAAAACAACATAGCCGAACGCTTGGCCTCACCAGAGCTGGGCTCTGACCTCAAACAGCTATCTCAAGCGAGCGGTGATAAAGACAACTTTGTGCCACCGGAACAACTCATGAAGTACATCCGGGACAAATTACAGGAGAACTAAGATGGTCACGCACAAGACATTAAAAAGGAGCCTGCTTGCCCTGAGTGTGGCGGCCAGTCTCGTCATGGCACCGACAGGGGCGATAGCCGCTAACGGCCTCCAATCACAGATGGACAAACTCTTCAATGAAATGAGCAACACAACACCACCTGGGGTTTATGAAAGCCAACGACGTGGCGTTTTAGCTGGTGGCCGGTTCACTGCAAAGACACGAATCTTCGACGAGAACCTGGTGAGCTTTGCCCCTCCATCATGGAAAGCTGGTTGCGGTGGTGTAGATCTGTTCGGCGGTTCGCTTTCCTTCATTAACGCGGATCAAATTGTCCAACTCCTTCGGGCTGTAGCAGCCAACGCCAAGGGCTATGCCTTCCAGCTTGCGCTCGATAACGTTTTCCCGGACGGAGCGAAGTGGATAGAGAACTTCCAGAAGAAAGTGCAAGCGCTCAACCAACATCTGGGCAACTCCTGCCAGCTCGCTCAAGGTTTCGTGAACGACCTAACCAGCGGCATGGACCTTAAACACAAAACTGATGCTTCTATAACCGCGACAACTTCCGGCCTGTATGAAGACTTCTTCGGGTCCAAGCAGGAAACCAGCGGCAAGAGTCCTCTGGAAGAACTGAAAGCCAACAAACCTGACGAATACAACAAGATGATTGGCAACATCGTCTGGAAGCAACTCAAGAGCAACAACGCCAACACCTGGTTCCAGTACGGGGATAACACCCTTCTTGAAGCGATCATGTCTTTAACCGGCACAGTCATCATTGGTGATCTGGTAAACGACCCGAACTCAACCGGCACTGGTGCGAAAACAACCCCTCTGACGACCCTACCAGGTAACAAGATCACCTTGTCAGACCTGATTTCAGGCGGTTCTGTTGAGATCTATTCCTGTGATTCTGATACGACCAACTGCCTGAGTGCTGGCTCCAGCAATAAAACTGTCGTGCTCAAAGGTATCAAGAACCAGATCACCGATATGCTGTTAGGAACAAGCTCTACACCTGGTGTGATCTACAAATACGCAACGAACTCTGGAACCTTAACCGACCCAGAAAAGGCCTTTGTTTCTAACCTCCCCGGAGGGATTGGCACCATTGTTCGTAACTTGTCTGTCCTTTCACAGGACGGCGCTAACCTGTTCGCAACAGAGTCATCAGGAGCGATAGCCCTGACCATGATGTATAGCTTCTCGGAAGAGTTCTTCCGCGCAGCTCGCATTGCGATGGCTAACAGCAAATCACCCTACAAGAAAGAGGCACTAGAGCTTCTCGCGCAATCGCAACAGCAAATCCGTGCTGAATACACAATCCTGTCCTCTCAATACGGCGATCTGGCAAGCCAAATTGAGAAATACAACAACCTACTGGACAACATCCGCAAGCAAAAATACATGCTGGCAACTTTGTCCAATCCTCCTAGCACGAACTAAGGAGCTATTGGAATGGGATCTTTTTCAATCCACTCTATCGGTGACTCTGCTTTTCTGGAGCAAATCCTGATTGCAGTATCAATGATCACCGGCACCGGGGATTTCGAGAAGATGGTCAGTATTGGCCTGCTTCTTGGGGTCTTGATGATCTGTATTCAGTCCGTCTTTCAGGGCGCAAAGCAAATCAACCTCCAGCAAGTGCTGGTAGGTTGGATTCTATATGCC
It contains:
- a CDS encoding conjugal transfer protein TraH, with the translated sequence MVTHKTLKRSLLALSVAASLVMAPTGAIAANGLQSQMDKLFNEMSNTTPPGVYESQRRGVLAGGRFTAKTRIFDENLVSFAPPSWKAGCGGVDLFGGSLSFINADQIVQLLRAVAANAKGYAFQLALDNVFPDGAKWIENFQKKVQALNQHLGNSCQLAQGFVNDLTSGMDLKHKTDASITATTSGLYEDFFGSKQETSGKSPLEELKANKPDEYNKMIGNIVWKQLKSNNANTWFQYGDNTLLEAIMSLTGTVIIGDLVNDPNSTGTGAKTTPLTTLPGNKITLSDLISGGSVEIYSCDSDTTNCLSAGSSNKTVVLKGIKNQITDMLLGTSSTPGVIYKYATNSGTLTDPEKAFVSNLPGGIGTIVRNLSVLSQDGANLFATESSGAIALTMMYSFSEEFFRAARIAMANSKSPYKKEALELLAQSQQQIRAEYTILSSQYGDLASQIEKYNNLLDNIRKQKYMLATLSNPPSTN
- the traF gene encoding conjugal transfer protein TraF, producing the protein MGKYVRETMKKSPLNLLLLAALTLGASHQAWAQDGTRPGFYERKEEGWFWYKEEPKEPEKKPEKPKPKPVAEAKPTQPKPAAPLPSGPEMFSAEWFRENLPKYKDLAWNNPTVENVRTFLYLQRFAIDRSEQFSDATELAVVGDPFLDEITRRPAATFASQQVDRDAGNAKNMLLKSVAERVGIFFFYKSDDDYSDLQAPLIKMLEQGEGFSIIPVSMDGKPLPSGLFPHYKTDEGHAKQLGIVTFPAVYLASPDGQFAPIGQGPMSLPELNHRILVAAKRNGWVTDEEFNRTRPVLNLENNIAERLASPELGSDLKQLSQASGDKDNFVPPEQLMKYIRDKLQEN